The Christiangramia flava JLT2011 genome has a segment encoding these proteins:
- the rhaM gene encoding L-rhamnose mutarotase gives MKLLPGFEEEYKKRHDEIWPELSKLLSERGVYDYSIFLDEETMSLFAVQKLKDDANVDHLTVEPILRKWWDYMADIMETNPDNSPVEKPLKEVFHME, from the coding sequence ATGAAACTCCTTCCGGGTTTTGAAGAAGAATATAAAAAGAGACATGATGAAATCTGGCCTGAATTGAGTAAGTTACTTTCAGAAAGAGGAGTTTACGACTATAGCATCTTTTTAGATGAAGAAACGATGTCGCTTTTTGCCGTTCAGAAATTGAAGGATGATGCGAACGTTGATCATCTTACCGTAGAACCTATTCTGCGAAAATGGTGGGATTATATGGCTGATATTATGGAAACCAACCCAGATAATTCACCCGTTGAGAAGCCATTGAAAGAGGTTTTTCATATGGAGTAA
- a CDS encoding glycoside hydrolase family 88/105 protein: MNYKPTVLFCLICVCFGAQSAFAQINDATTPLHLLKPNYPTPYEAPEIAEVKEVLDRVYTFLDDSTPAAIISTKDSSAIKKIKNLDENIAFAPASFRLTSYEWGVTYAGMLLASEATGEDYFEEYTNSRLKLIADLAGEHRGKSYDKSPVHSVLHPGALDDAGAICAAMIKAEKKGLNADARPVIENFIDYISNDQYRFQDGTLARNRPQDNTLWLDDLFMSVPALAQMGDLTGETKYFDDAVKQVNQFSERMFDKENGLYMHGWVEAMEYRPQYHWARANGWAVMAMVELLEVLPKDHPGYNDVLAQLRAHIRGLVKYQDGTGFWHQLIDRNDSYLETSATAIYAYSITRAINRGYIDKMSYAPVAILAWNAVANKVNGQGQVEGTCVGTGMGFDPAFYYYRPINKYAAHGYGPVLLAGAEMIMMLKNDDFEINDSSLQLKVQK; this comes from the coding sequence ATGAATTATAAGCCTACTGTTCTCTTTTGTCTCATTTGTGTATGTTTTGGTGCGCAAAGTGCTTTCGCGCAAATCAACGATGCTACCACTCCTTTGCACCTTCTTAAACCTAATTATCCTACTCCTTATGAAGCACCTGAGATAGCTGAAGTAAAGGAAGTTCTGGATAGGGTTTATACTTTTCTGGATGATTCTACACCTGCGGCGATTATAAGCACCAAAGACAGTTCGGCGATCAAAAAAATTAAGAACCTGGATGAAAATATTGCTTTTGCTCCGGCCTCTTTCCGTCTTACCAGTTACGAGTGGGGAGTGACCTATGCGGGTATGCTTCTGGCTTCAGAAGCAACAGGGGAAGATTATTTTGAAGAATATACTAATTCCAGGCTGAAGCTCATTGCAGATCTGGCCGGTGAGCACCGGGGAAAGTCGTATGACAAATCTCCCGTGCATTCTGTTTTACATCCTGGAGCTTTGGATGATGCAGGTGCAATTTGTGCTGCAATGATCAAAGCAGAGAAAAAAGGTTTGAATGCAGATGCACGCCCTGTGATCGAGAATTTCATAGATTATATTAGTAATGACCAGTATAGATTTCAGGATGGAACTCTAGCCAGAAACAGGCCGCAGGATAACACATTATGGCTGGATGATTTATTCATGTCAGTTCCTGCCCTGGCTCAAATGGGAGATCTTACCGGAGAAACAAAATATTTTGATGATGCGGTAAAGCAGGTAAATCAATTTTCTGAAAGAATGTTCGATAAGGAAAATGGCTTATATATGCACGGCTGGGTAGAAGCTATGGAATACAGACCTCAGTACCACTGGGCCAGAGCAAATGGCTGGGCCGTAATGGCAATGGTAGAATTGCTGGAAGTATTACCAAAGGATCATCCAGGTTATAATGATGTTCTAGCCCAGTTGCGGGCACATATACGTGGATTGGTTAAATATCAGGACGGAACAGGCTTCTGGCACCAGTTGATCGATAGAAATGATTCTTACCTGGAAACTTCTGCTACCGCGATCTACGCATACTCTATCACACGGGCGATCAATCGGGGGTATATAGATAAGATGTCTTATGCACCGGTGGCTATCCTTGCCTGGAATGCGGTGGCGAATAAAGTCAATGGTCAGGGCCAGGTAGAAGGAACCTGCGTAGGTACTGGAATGGGCTTCGATCCCGCTTTCTACTATTATAGACCTATCAATAAATATGCAGCTCATGGATATGGACCTGTACTACTTGCCGGAGCTGAAATGATCATGATGCTGAAGAATGATGATTTTGAGATCAATGATAGTTCTCTTCAACTTAAAGTTCAAAAATAA
- a CDS encoding DUF6250 domain-containing protein, which yields MPCLKLQVLFFLVFCCLLSCKVPAEIKLNDIEFEQKELLFEDSFKNGLDKWVVEKEPVGTSEVYTKNGKMIIDVGGGSTVWFKEMIDKKNVLIQYKRRVVMKGGENDRLSDLNQFWMANDPHNPDIFSRSGSFAEYDPLQMYYAGIGGNRNTTTRFRKYLGNGERELIYDLTDKEYLLEPNKTYFIQILVSEGITKLFVDGTELFSYSDTKPLTKGYFGFRTVQSHQEIDEFRVYSLHGKSN from the coding sequence ATGCCTTGTCTGAAACTGCAAGTATTATTTTTTCTTGTTTTTTGCTGCTTACTTTCCTGTAAGGTCCCGGCCGAAATTAAGTTAAATGATATTGAATTTGAGCAAAAGGAGCTTCTGTTTGAAGATTCTTTTAAAAATGGACTGGATAAATGGGTAGTGGAAAAAGAACCGGTAGGAACTTCAGAAGTTTATACTAAAAATGGTAAAATGATCATCGATGTTGGCGGGGGATCCACGGTCTGGTTTAAGGAAATGATAGACAAGAAGAATGTACTGATTCAGTATAAAAGAAGAGTTGTAATGAAAGGTGGTGAGAACGATCGGTTGTCTGATCTTAACCAGTTCTGGATGGCTAACGACCCTCATAATCCTGATATTTTTAGTCGTTCCGGTTCTTTTGCAGAATATGATCCTCTGCAGATGTATTATGCGGGCATAGGCGGTAACAGGAATACCACCACAAGATTTAGAAAGTACCTGGGAAATGGAGAACGGGAACTTATTTATGATCTTACAGATAAGGAATATCTGCTTGAACCCAATAAAACCTATTTTATTCAAATCCTGGTTTCAGAAGGTATCACTAAGCTATTTGTAGATGGTACCGAATTATTCTCATATAGCGATACAAAGCCTCTAACAAAGGGCTATTTTGGATTTAGAACTGTACAATCGCATCAGGAAATTGATGAATTCAGGGTCTATTCATTACATGGAAAATCAAATTAA
- a CDS encoding SusC/RagA family TonB-linked outer membrane protein, which produces MEQKKFSFQTAVFLFTMVFFLNSYAQQNPVTGKVTSSDGMPIPGVNIIQKGTSNGVVTDFDGIYSIVLEEDADQVLVYSFIGFQSKEEAVNKRSNIDVTLSDGGSLDEVVVIGYGTQKRSDVTGAISSISAESIQDAPPVAPEQILQGKVTGVNIVQNSGQPGAASTVRIRGISSISAGNNPLYVVDGVPLQFGSANNSVQLGSQGGTTAFSNEVANPLNIINPADIQSIDVLKDASATAIYGSRGANGVIIITTKNKEGLGETITYDNYFGIANVRETLPFLSAAQYREYAESINEPYPDLGANTNWQEEIFRSAFSQNHNLSFSGGSKTTKFRASFGYTSQEGVILSNELKKYTGRFNGTHRALDDRLRIGINMTYANLEDDKVAISSSINNEGGNILKDALRWAPTLPVYNDDGSFYQVGELRINPVSWVEVEDLNQTDYFIGNTDVKFDLLESLTFGLNLGYSNERVDRYTLAPETHPSAESEGGRASISKFKNTTALIETTLNYDKQINEDNYLSMLVGYSFQRFQNENTFTQANQFVSTATKWNLIQSGNTLANTSFKEANRLASYYGRINYKLKDRYLLTFTLRRDGSSRFGENNRWGTFPSGAFAYNISNEDFMEGSEISNLKFRLGYGITGNQEIPNNLYREQLSISGSSVYVFGGQAVPSVLPTNYANPDLQWEETSQFNIGVDFGIFDQRLTGTIDYYQKQTDNLLLNFSTAAPSVVTSQWANVGAVENKGFEFGITGDIFSSDDFSWTSNLNFSTNKNEVKSLSNENFQRDEIRTVDGSGVVGFQTGIQIIRPGLPIGSFYGRKFTGLDAEGMETFLDEDNDGQADLLVIGDANPDVVYGFNNNFRFKQFDAAINLRGVLGNDIYNNTAAEFSYPVSAPGLNVLESALTNGTSREEQAEYSSRWLEDGSYLRLDNMSVGYTFNTENLALLKKARIYITGKNLFVITDYSGYDPEVNTRAFGVDYLAYPRPTTFLIGGSVTF; this is translated from the coding sequence ATGGAACAAAAAAAATTTTCTTTTCAGACAGCGGTATTTCTATTTACCATGGTCTTTTTTCTGAATAGTTATGCACAGCAAAACCCGGTAACCGGGAAGGTGACATCGTCTGATGGTATGCCAATACCCGGGGTGAATATTATTCAGAAAGGAACTTCGAATGGAGTGGTTACAGATTTTGATGGAATTTATTCTATAGTACTTGAGGAAGATGCAGATCAGGTACTGGTGTATTCATTTATAGGGTTTCAGTCTAAAGAAGAGGCGGTTAATAAAAGGTCTAACATAGACGTTACACTAAGTGATGGTGGTTCTCTTGATGAAGTAGTGGTTATTGGGTATGGTACACAAAAGCGAAGTGATGTTACCGGTGCCATTTCCTCCATTAGCGCGGAAAGTATTCAAGATGCCCCTCCAGTTGCGCCAGAACAAATTTTACAGGGTAAAGTCACTGGGGTGAATATCGTTCAGAATAGCGGTCAGCCCGGTGCAGCTTCCACTGTAAGAATTAGAGGGATAAGTTCTATCTCTGCGGGTAATAATCCATTATATGTTGTAGACGGGGTGCCTTTACAATTTGGTAGTGCAAATAATTCGGTTCAATTAGGATCCCAGGGAGGGACTACTGCCTTTTCTAATGAGGTGGCCAACCCTTTGAATATTATTAATCCAGCAGATATTCAAAGTATCGATGTGCTTAAGGATGCCTCTGCAACTGCCATTTATGGATCCAGAGGAGCTAATGGAGTAATTATAATTACCACTAAAAATAAAGAAGGATTAGGTGAAACAATTACTTATGATAATTATTTTGGAATAGCAAACGTTAGGGAAACCCTGCCATTTCTCTCGGCAGCTCAATACCGGGAATATGCCGAAAGCATAAATGAACCTTATCCAGACCTTGGTGCGAATACCAATTGGCAGGAGGAAATATTCAGATCGGCATTCTCTCAAAATCATAACCTTTCTTTCTCAGGAGGTTCTAAAACCACAAAATTTCGAGCTTCATTTGGTTATACCTCACAAGAGGGGGTTATCCTTTCCAATGAATTGAAAAAATATACCGGTAGGTTTAACGGTACACATAGAGCTCTGGATGACCGCTTAAGAATTGGAATAAACATGACCTATGCCAATTTAGAGGATGACAAAGTAGCAATATCTTCCAGTATAAATAATGAAGGAGGTAATATTCTGAAGGATGCTTTACGCTGGGCCCCAACATTGCCTGTTTACAATGATGATGGAAGCTTCTATCAGGTTGGAGAGCTAAGAATCAATCCGGTTTCGTGGGTGGAAGTAGAAGACCTTAATCAAACCGACTATTTCATAGGAAATACTGATGTTAAATTTGATCTTCTTGAAAGTTTGACCTTTGGTTTAAATCTAGGGTATTCCAATGAAAGAGTAGATCGCTATACTTTGGCACCAGAAACACATCCTTCTGCCGAATCTGAAGGAGGTCGTGCCTCGATAAGCAAGTTTAAAAATACCACTGCACTTATAGAAACGACTCTTAATTATGATAAGCAGATCAATGAAGATAATTATCTCAGTATGTTGGTAGGGTATTCCTTCCAGAGATTTCAAAATGAAAATACCTTTACTCAGGCGAACCAGTTTGTTTCTACGGCTACCAAATGGAATTTAATCCAGTCTGGTAATACCCTGGCCAATACATCTTTCAAAGAAGCAAACAGGTTGGCTTCTTATTATGGTAGAATTAATTATAAGCTTAAAGACAGGTACCTTTTAACTTTTACCCTGCGAAGAGATGGATCCAGCAGGTTTGGAGAAAATAATAGGTGGGGAACTTTTCCATCGGGAGCCTTCGCATATAATATTTCCAATGAAGATTTTATGGAAGGCAGTGAAATTAGTAACCTGAAATTTAGACTTGGGTATGGAATTACCGGTAACCAGGAGATTCCGAATAATCTATATAGGGAGCAACTGTCTATTAGTGGTTCTAGTGTATATGTTTTTGGAGGACAGGCCGTACCCAGTGTATTGCCTACTAACTATGCAAATCCTGATTTGCAGTGGGAAGAAACAAGCCAGTTTAATATTGGGGTTGATTTTGGAATTTTTGATCAAAGACTTACAGGAACTATTGATTATTACCAGAAACAAACGGATAATCTATTATTGAATTTTTCCACTGCTGCACCTTCTGTGGTTACCTCGCAATGGGCAAACGTAGGGGCTGTTGAAAATAAAGGTTTTGAATTTGGTATTACCGGCGATATATTTAGCAGTGATGACTTTAGCTGGACATCAAACCTTAACTTTTCTACCAATAAGAACGAAGTAAAAAGTCTTTCAAACGAAAACTTTCAACGCGATGAAATAAGAACGGTAGATGGATCGGGAGTGGTTGGCTTCCAGACAGGTATTCAAATAATTCGCCCGGGCTTGCCAATTGGTTCATTTTACGGTAGAAAATTTACAGGGCTCGATGCCGAGGGAATGGAAACTTTCCTTGACGAAGATAATGATGGGCAGGCAGATCTTCTTGTAATAGGTGATGCTAATCCTGATGTAGTATACGGCTTTAATAATAATTTTAGATTTAAGCAATTTGATGCTGCGATCAATCTTCGAGGTGTACTGGGAAATGATATTTATAATAATACTGCTGCCGAATTTTCTTACCCGGTTTCGGCTCCGGGATTAAATGTGCTGGAATCTGCTCTTACTAATGGAACCAGCAGAGAGGAACAAGCAGAGTATTCATCTAGGTGGTTAGAAGATGGAAGTTATCTTCGGTTAGATAATATGAGTGTGGGTTATACTTTTAATACAGAGAATCTCGCATTATTAAAAAAAGCTAGAATCTATATTACCGGTAAAAATCTTTTCGTGATAACAGATTACTCTGGTTATGATCCTGAAGTGAATACCAGGGCCTTTGGAGTAGACTACCTGGCTTATCCAAGACCTACTACATTCTTAATAGGAGGCAGTGTAACATTTTAA
- a CDS encoding RagB/SusD family nutrient uptake outer membrane protein: protein MKTIDIKFRIKLIMGAMVMLVLGSCSLEEETYSIYTPETFYSNDFQVLSSLSGIYRNFAGITGMGVEYRTLELSADQVVVQAKIQGWWGGDNFWQLMEHDWNPDHAYIGGTWDTFFRTVGQTNALLNSLEGSNLDVTGPIGELRSLRAYAYFFLMDLFGNVPIFTEPKVDPLNLPTQNSRLEVFEFVTSELKAAAEVLPSKSEAGSDYYGRITKEAAWSLLATIYLNAEVYTGTAMNDEAEEYADKVINSGNYSLLPNFFDNFVPDNQNNAEFIFGAVYSPDVAGGIGHPLVQKVLPGISGGLFGLPYTPQNGFATRPSIYNAYTDEDIRKDVFIGYGPLIDPRNGETVMVERIVPDNNSALYVPGVSSEGPVPYEIIPATGIRSQPMNAGLKWIKWQLDPNTQGGNAGNDIAFIRYADILLIKAEAMARQGDLEGAKDYVNMVRERSNAEPFTSITLEDILEERNRELAFEMTRRRDLIRFGKFTDAWEWKPASEPFRTMYPIPQSALNANPNLQQNPGY from the coding sequence ATGAAAACAATTGATATAAAATTTAGGATAAAACTAATCATGGGAGCCATGGTCATGCTCGTACTGGGTTCCTGTTCGCTGGAAGAAGAGACCTATTCAATCTATACACCTGAGACATTTTATTCTAATGATTTCCAGGTACTCTCATCACTCTCCGGTATTTACAGGAACTTCGCGGGAATCACTGGGATGGGTGTTGAATATCGTACCTTAGAGTTATCTGCAGATCAAGTGGTAGTCCAGGCCAAGATCCAGGGCTGGTGGGGAGGAGATAATTTCTGGCAATTAATGGAACATGACTGGAATCCAGACCATGCTTATATTGGGGGCACCTGGGATACTTTCTTTAGAACCGTAGGGCAGACTAATGCTCTTTTAAACTCACTGGAGGGTTCTAATTTAGATGTAACCGGTCCAATTGGAGAATTGAGGTCTCTAAGAGCATATGCCTATTTCTTCCTTATGGACTTATTTGGAAATGTGCCAATATTTACTGAACCTAAAGTTGACCCGCTCAATCTGCCTACACAAAATTCTCGCCTTGAAGTCTTTGAATTTGTAACCTCTGAGCTAAAAGCTGCTGCTGAAGTTCTTCCGTCAAAATCGGAAGCTGGAAGTGATTATTATGGTAGAATAACTAAGGAAGCAGCATGGTCGTTACTGGCTACGATTTACTTGAATGCCGAAGTTTATACCGGAACCGCGATGAATGATGAAGCTGAAGAGTATGCAGATAAGGTAATTAATTCTGGAAATTATAGTCTTTTACCTAATTTCTTCGACAACTTTGTGCCAGATAACCAAAATAATGCTGAATTTATTTTTGGAGCTGTTTATTCGCCGGATGTCGCCGGTGGAATAGGGCATCCATTAGTTCAAAAAGTTCTTCCTGGTATCTCGGGTGGTTTATTTGGATTGCCTTATACCCCGCAAAATGGTTTTGCAACCCGACCTTCTATTTATAATGCCTATACCGATGAGGATATAAGAAAGGATGTATTTATTGGTTATGGCCCTCTCATTGATCCTCGAAATGGAGAAACCGTGATGGTAGAAAGGATCGTGCCAGATAATAATTCAGCTCTTTATGTTCCCGGAGTTTCCAGTGAAGGCCCTGTGCCTTACGAAATAATCCCGGCTACCGGTATTAGAAGTCAGCCTATGAATGCAGGTTTAAAATGGATAAAATGGCAACTTGATCCTAATACCCAGGGAGGAAATGCAGGTAATGACATCGCTTTTATTCGCTACGCAGATATTCTATTAATAAAAGCAGAAGCAATGGCAAGACAGGGAGACCTTGAAGGAGCCAAGGACTATGTTAATATGGTTCGGGAACGAAGCAATGCAGAGCCTTTCACCTCTATTACCTTAGAAGATATTCTTGAGGAAAGGAATCGCGAGTTGGCTTTTGAAATGACCCGAAGAAGGGATTTAATAAGATTTGGGAAGTTTACTGACGCCTGGGAATGGAAACCTGCTTCTGAGCCTTTTAGAACCATGTATCCTATACCACAGTCAGCTCTTAATGCTAACCCGAATTTACAGCAGAATCCCGGTTATTAA
- a CDS encoding PD40 domain-containing protein — protein MKNKKSVSKKYKTFKGLMLVSLGVIVLGFTQFSYCQVIEGKDYSSRSDVDHTFDMAGEDIFGQRFPSENFTYPDKVTGINVNALTTSRHNSSKMYQTHPQWTADGKYIIFSSNRTAQEGKGRQYYAVSMENYEIVQITTGDSGRNFHLGWNSGKAYFMRDNNIVELDLDRLLKDSEKDAVNEPENYEKILAKIPDSIGPSGIGLDAKETRVFYSAKIDERTSAIYSTEFKSGKTEKLKEVPFRIGHLQANPYVSGEVMYCWETGGDSPQRMWYLTVKDNGDVNNRPVFEESDTDWVTHEVFMGPDHILFNVMGHLDRLQKNKTGIFSLNLRTNKLQYHGQADGGGYWHVNASKDGKWIAGDTFDGRLYRINALDSTDVKLLTQGHRLLSKSPFTSEAHMHQSVSPDGKWVLFNSSYFTDNDIMLMPFRPDNTK, from the coding sequence ATGAAAAATAAAAAATCAGTAAGTAAAAAGTATAAAACCTTCAAAGGGTTAATGCTCGTAAGTCTTGGTGTTATTGTTCTTGGATTTACCCAGTTCTCCTATTGCCAGGTGATTGAAGGGAAGGATTATTCTTCAAGATCTGATGTTGATCACACGTTTGACATGGCTGGAGAAGATATTTTTGGACAACGTTTCCCTTCTGAAAATTTCACTTATCCCGATAAAGTGACCGGAATTAACGTTAATGCCCTTACTACATCAAGGCACAATAGCTCAAAAATGTACCAAACGCATCCTCAATGGACTGCTGATGGTAAGTATATTATATTCTCCTCTAATCGTACTGCGCAGGAAGGAAAAGGTAGGCAATATTATGCAGTATCCATGGAAAATTATGAGATCGTACAGATCACCACAGGAGATAGTGGAAGGAACTTCCACTTAGGATGGAATAGTGGAAAGGCTTATTTCATGAGAGATAATAACATTGTAGAACTGGATCTCGATCGTCTTTTAAAAGACAGTGAAAAAGATGCGGTAAATGAACCTGAAAATTATGAAAAGATTCTGGCTAAAATCCCAGACAGTATTGGTCCATCAGGAATAGGCCTGGATGCTAAAGAAACCAGGGTTTTCTATTCAGCAAAAATAGATGAAAGAACTTCTGCTATCTACAGTACCGAATTTAAGTCTGGAAAAACAGAAAAGCTAAAAGAAGTCCCTTTCCGTATAGGACATCTGCAGGCCAATCCATACGTCTCTGGAGAAGTAATGTATTGTTGGGAAACCGGAGGAGATTCTCCTCAAAGGATGTGGTATTTAACAGTTAAGGATAATGGTGACGTAAATAATCGACCAGTATTTGAAGAATCGGATACAGATTGGGTAACTCATGAAGTTTTTATGGGACCAGATCATATTTTATTCAACGTCATGGGACATCTGGACCGTTTGCAAAAAAATAAAACTGGTATTTTCTCTCTGAACCTAAGAACAAATAAACTTCAATATCACGGTCAGGCAGATGGTGGTGGATATTGGCATGTTAATGCCAGCAAGGATGGGAAATGGATCGCGGGAGATACTTTTGACGGGCGGTTGTACAGGATAAATGCTTTAGACAGTACAGACGTGAAGTTGCTCACCCAGGGGCACAGGCTGCTTAGTAAAAGTCCTTTTACCAGTGAAGCCCATATGCATCAGTCGGTTAGCCCTGATGGGAAGTGGGTACTGTTTAATTCAAGTTATTTTACTGATAATGATATAATGCTGATGCCTTTCCGGCCCGATAATACTAAATAA
- a CDS encoding DUF4861 domain-containing protein — protein MKRSVIAAISLVSLLTVQCKKNEAKPSEEIVLKNTSSDSLFDKPVQIEKSRLKITDSSKYPVLTSGSEIYPLQVSDINNDGVWDEIFLVANFAPNESKKLKLDWIEEHKIPNYTKRTNVRFGKRETEEDPVKPATEEVLSKNEMPAKQGFQKYQTDGPSWENDKVGFRQYLDGRYSKDVFGKKISGISPEDVGINKEAAVEDNYHVMEDWGRDILAVGNSVGVGGFGLIVNDTVQRLGALVTDTVSNVERTEFRIQEEGPVRSVLSYNYRDWRAGGNSYNVKETTAIWPGIYGFMNTVEVYGLQGNEKLAVGLVNINNQNPLQEIEINEDWVALITHDHQTYEREWILGLALILPREVYDGYMEAPKTGKLTDSFLAKLKIKNSEPVSYYVIAGWELSQEQRFADAEFFKNYVVRAAKQISAEVEITVN, from the coding sequence ATGAAAAGATCAGTTATCGCAGCAATTTCTTTAGTTTCACTACTTACTGTTCAATGTAAAAAAAATGAAGCGAAGCCTTCTGAAGAAATAGTCCTGAAAAACACTTCTTCAGATTCACTTTTTGATAAGCCGGTGCAAATAGAGAAATCCCGACTTAAAATCACGGATTCTTCAAAATATCCGGTATTAACTTCAGGTAGCGAAATATATCCCTTACAGGTTTCTGATATTAACAATGATGGAGTTTGGGATGAAATATTCCTGGTAGCCAATTTTGCACCTAATGAATCCAAGAAATTAAAACTGGACTGGATTGAGGAGCACAAGATCCCTAATTACACTAAGCGAACGAATGTGCGTTTTGGGAAAAGGGAAACCGAAGAAGATCCGGTAAAACCTGCAACTGAAGAAGTGCTGAGTAAAAATGAAATGCCGGCGAAACAAGGATTTCAGAAGTACCAGACCGATGGTCCCAGTTGGGAAAATGATAAGGTTGGTTTTCGCCAGTATCTGGATGGCAGGTATTCTAAAGATGTCTTCGGAAAAAAGATCTCTGGCATTTCACCGGAAGATGTTGGGATAAATAAAGAAGCTGCCGTAGAAGATAATTATCACGTTATGGAAGATTGGGGACGGGATATTCTTGCTGTTGGAAACTCCGTAGGAGTGGGTGGTTTTGGTTTAATTGTTAATGACACCGTTCAAAGATTAGGGGCTCTTGTAACAGACACCGTAAGTAATGTGGAAAGAACCGAATTCAGAATACAGGAAGAAGGCCCGGTAAGATCGGTATTATCTTATAATTATCGGGATTGGCGGGCAGGTGGCAATTCTTATAATGTTAAGGAAACTACTGCTATCTGGCCCGGTATATACGGATTTATGAATACAGTGGAAGTTTACGGACTACAGGGAAATGAAAAACTGGCTGTAGGTCTCGTGAATATTAATAATCAGAATCCTTTGCAGGAAATTGAAATAAATGAAGATTGGGTGGCCTTGATCACGCATGACCATCAAACCTACGAACGGGAATGGATCCTGGGTCTTGCGCTCATACTTCCGCGGGAAGTTTATGATGGATATATGGAAGCGCCTAAAACAGGGAAACTTACAGATTCTTTCCTGGCGAAATTGAAGATTAAGAATAGTGAACCGGTTAGTTATTATGTGATTGCCGGTTGGGAATTAAGCCAGGAGCAAAGGTTTGCTGATGCTGAATTCTTTAAGAATTATGTAGTCCGGGCCGCCAAGCAAATCTCTGCAGAAGTAGAAATAACCGTGAATTAA
- a CDS encoding PKD domain-containing protein, giving the protein MGRQLNLKYKNLLKDLFILLVVLFTNSCWSQDNRSFKIFQFPADKIPMINGDKSDWSIVPDSYSVGMQDLWEDSGKHTAIDSSNLAVHVKVGWVKGMNRLYFLYEAYDDYWDFASPGLHNDTFEVIVDGDQSGGPFIDRFHPNKNIDTLDAFFSFHGVHAQNYHIFTPAKEKDWTMVWGSQPWIKELPYANASYSYDFEPGEKGKLILEFWITPFDYAGNDPSRAVASILEENKNIGLSWAIIDYDNVDKKSNNGFWNLSKEHTMYGNASYALPFKLMPLEKEYQEKLKADWSYKILNMDERKVSFSDGSIGRVNTWKWDFGDGKTSEDKDPVHTYSKGGKYVVILEISGPDGKSRRSKVWDVVLK; this is encoded by the coding sequence ATGGGGAGGCAATTAAATTTAAAGTATAAGAATCTTCTCAAAGATCTATTTATACTATTGGTAGTTTTATTTACAAACAGTTGCTGGTCACAGGATAACAGAAGTTTTAAGATCTTCCAGTTTCCTGCTGATAAAATCCCAATGATAAATGGCGATAAATCAGATTGGAGTATTGTACCAGATAGTTATTCGGTAGGAATGCAGGATTTATGGGAAGATAGTGGAAAGCATACGGCAATAGATTCTTCAAATCTGGCAGTACATGTAAAAGTAGGCTGGGTGAAAGGAATGAACAGGCTCTACTTTCTGTATGAAGCTTACGATGATTACTGGGATTTCGCCTCGCCAGGTTTACATAATGACACTTTCGAAGTGATCGTAGATGGGGATCAGTCCGGAGGGCCATTTATTGATCGTTTTCATCCCAATAAAAATATTGATACCCTGGATGCCTTCTTTTCTTTTCACGGTGTTCATGCGCAAAATTACCATATTTTCACTCCGGCGAAGGAGAAAGACTGGACCATGGTTTGGGGCAGCCAGCCATGGATAAAGGAACTTCCGTATGCCAACGCTTCCTATTCCTATGATTTTGAGCCCGGAGAAAAAGGTAAGCTTATTCTTGAATTCTGGATTACCCCTTTTGATTATGCCGGCAATGATCCTTCCCGAGCTGTTGCCTCAATTTTAGAGGAAAACAAAAATATAGGTCTCTCCTGGGCAATTATAGATTATGATAATGTCGATAAAAAATCTAATAACGGATTTTGGAACCTTTCAAAAGAGCATACAATGTATGGAAATGCCTCCTACGCGCTTCCGTTTAAACTGATGCCTTTGGAAAAGGAATATCAGGAAAAGCTAAAGGCCGACTGGTCTTATAAAATTCTGAATATGGATGAACGTAAAGTGAGCTTTTCAGATGGATCTATAGGAAGGGTGAATACCTGGAAGTGGGATTTCGGCGACGGTAAAACTTCCGAAGACAAAGATCCTGTACACACTTATTCCAAGGGAGGGAAATATGTTGTGATCCTGGAGATCTCTGGTCCAGATGGTAAGTCCAGGAGATCAAAGGTCTGGGATGTGGTCTTAAAGTAA